The Capra hircus breed San Clemente chromosome 25, ASM170441v1, whole genome shotgun sequence genome has a window encoding:
- the SAP25 gene encoding histone deacetylase complex subunit SAP25, with the protein MWGAGAPSSRPHPGGLHVHFRCRGSLPGFALARGPATPPPGGARGNPGGSARHVSRKRAGRPRHEASRGPARWAATQARGNARVAAQVSEGGRAGGGTERGQAGCASAEVWPSRLDMLPWTPRRWGAGEEQAPRERRPSAGSGLSQAWDSRENALGEQGGAAQGSPQPWPRRLSWTRKEKLRPRLPPGLVAKHSLGTPVPYSLSPCLPPPPAVPFSPQRTWGVTPSKMTLLAPWDPNYEATAGCRLVWGPSCASGVSFSGRTLSHPSFWPLYQAASCRDLRPSLAGHQSEEQVPRAAGFPVMCSEDIFFLDPLLPRGQRVPLYLSEVPQQVMGSLKLLLPRPIMSPWLLPIPSSGCSTTWLSGPELIALTGLLQMSQGEPRPSSSGAPGLPSGPPAPASDHPAASGGPGCSHCGEPSLPGTPDAQGL; encoded by the exons ATGTGGGGAGCGGGTGCCCCCTCCTCACGTCCACATCCGGGTGGCCTCCACGTCCACTTCCGGTGCCGCGGTTCTCTCCCAGGCTTCGCCCTCGCGCGCGGCCCTGCCACCCCGCCGCCTGGGGGCGCTCGCGGGAATCCCGGCGGGTCCGCGCGCCACGTGTCCCGGAAACGTGCTGGGCGCCCGCGTCACGAGGCATCGCGAGGTCCAGCGAGGTGGGCCGCAACCCAAGCTCGCGGGAACGCGCGCGTGGCAGCACAGGTCTCTGAGGGAGGCCGGGCCGGTGGAGGGACCGAGAGGGGCCAGGCGGGCTGCGCGAGCGCCGAGGTGTGGCCTTCCCGACTCGACATGCTGCCCTGGACCCCCCGGCGGTGGGGCGCGGGCGAAGAGCAGGCGCCCAGGGAACGACGCCCCTCAGCGGGCAGCGGCCTCTCCCAGGCCTGGGACTCCAGAGAGAACGCCCTGGGGGAACAAGGAGGAGCCGCCCAGGGCAG TCCTCAGCCCTGGCCTCGAAGGCTTTCCTGGACTCGGAAAGAGAAGCTGCGGCCTCGGCTGCCCCCAGGCCTGGTTGCCAAGCATTCCCTGGGAACTCCAG TCCcctactctctctctccctgccttccccctccccccgcagTTCCTTTCTCCCCTCAGAGGACTTGGGGGGTGACACCATCAAAGATGACCCTGCTAGCGCCCTGGGACCCCAACTATGAGGCTACAGCAGGATGTCGGCTGGTGTGG GGACCCAGCTGTGCGTCTGGCGTCTCCTTCTCAGGCCGGACCTTGTCCCATCCCTCATTCTGGCCTCTGTACCAAGCAGCCTCATGCAGGGACCTCAGGCCCAGTCTAGCAGGACATCAGAGTGAAGAGCAAGTGCCCAGGGCTGCAG GGTTCCCGGTGATGTGCTCTGAAGACATCTTCTTTTTGGACCCTCTGCTGCCCCGTGGGCAGCGTGTTCCCCTGTACTTGTCTGAGGTCCCTCAGCAG gTGATGGGCTctctgaagctgctgctgccacgCCCGATCATGTCCCCCTGGCTCCTCCCCATTCCATCTTCAGGCTGCTCCACTACCTGGCTCAGTGGGCCAGAGCTGATCGCCCTCACTGGCCTCCTGCAGATGAGCCAGGGGGAACCAAGACCCAGCTCCTCAGGGGCTCCCGGGCTCCCTTCtggccccccagcccctgcctctgaTCACCCAGCTGCCAGTGGTGGCCCAGGCTGTTCTCACTGCGGGGAACCATCTCTCCCTGGGACCCCAGACGCCCAAGGTCTATAG